Part of the Mytilus edulis chromosome 9, xbMytEdul2.2, whole genome shotgun sequence genome, agtcaaaaaaacTTGCACTtgattttattattgtgtttgCATCCTTTTTCTAGCTGTTAAATTTTGGCAAGTAAGTTGTCCTCCAAATTGCTTATTATATACGATATTTTTGTCTTTGGTTGTAGCAAGATTCCAGTGTGACATCAATACTTATGACAAATAACAGTAACATGATGGTACCTGAGAATTCTTATAATTTTCCATCTGGAAACTCAAACTCTGTTGTATCTCAAGTAAGTTACTAAAATGTATTATTCATCATTAAGATTTCTGAAGTTTCCAAAATGAAAAGTTTAAGGTAATGAAGACATCACCTAAAACAACCATCAAAGTAATGACTAATGAAAATATTCTGATCTTGTTCAACGAAAATGTGATTTTAGAAGACAGTCATGAACATGTTTATGTTATCACATTAAGAAATTAGTAGATAAAtagtgattgattgattagtgatTTAACGCCACTTTCTGTAATATTTTGCTATTTCGTGGCAGTCATTTTGTATACACAAGCTTGGccgagttcacttgaaactctACAATCGACTTCAGAGTTAATAGATTATCACGTGAACGCACCAGAGTTGATATTCGGAACAACTCTATGGTAAGGCCCTGACtaagcataaaaaataaaatattctcattGTTTTGACGTCAATCAAGAGTTACTCGAGTTTAACCCTGGCTCGGTGAGGGTTGGAACCAGGGTACGCGGGGTTAACTCGAGTGGTTCAAGTAAAATCGTATTGTTGAAACCCGAGTAAGTAAAGTTAACTCGagagtttcaagtgaactcggcccttatcgctatttagtccaaaCCGGgaaaaaacagtcatttatacaacttcctgtttgggtcagGCAGCCGAAAATAGAGGTCATCAGTTgtgagctgagggaggaaaaactttagaaagcgatcataaaaaaactttgatagagtatgatccactttttggaaattgaaattgaagtaaaaaaatattttgtttgaagtatttatggtagtttaaacaggtctcattaaaaagtatcatgcatggtgaattgtttaaatagGGTCCTatatagcttcaactggatgaaaagttgtgtaattttagaacttatccggaatggaataaatagcgattaggtgtattagTGGCGGAAACTGGAGTGCCCGAAGAGGAACACTAATATTGACAATCCTAGTCttttaagattggagtcgagtgcacctgggTTTTAATTTCAAAGTTAGTCTTGATAACCAAGATGTATGGGAATATACTTTGAAAGAAAAGCGGCTGGATATTCGAGACTatttcaatgtcaaataaaaatgtCTTAATTTCAGCCTTCCGAATTCGTCGTGAACATTCTATAACAGTAATAATATAATCCTATGTATTTTAGACTAGAAGTGGTAAAAAGGTACCGATTTTGATTTACTACATTATTATTTCTTCTACCTGAATCTGATTAAAATAATGCTCTTATTATAAATCGGCgttctattttcttttctgatAATTAGTACAACTCTCCATTCTACACTTCGTTTTATTCTCTGTTCTAATATCCATAACATCAATCTAGAAAGTAAAAGAAAGCGTTGTTAGTGTGGACACATGCTCTATATTGTAATCAGATAGTTATTTCTTGTCAGCGCTATATtcaaaccaaatatttgaaatccgaacattaaaattaaaaaaaaacaattgcccAAAAATAACATTGCATTGGACCGAATTTCATTTCAACTACACATGCGATGTAAAACTTTATTTAACAGAACTTTGCGCTcgaaaacaaatgtttgaaatccATGATAACATTTCAAAATCACAATATAGAGAAAGAAATTGATTTTTGTTGGGGGTGCGTCTTGCGTCTAGAAATTTCGTCCACACATAAGATGTAGTCTAACAATGGCAAATAAGAGGGTACTTCTATAACCACAGAGTACGTTAATAAATATGATAGTAGAGGTTATCAAAGAAACATGGGAGCATAATTATATACGTCATTATGAAGACAATGCATTTTATTATACTTCGCGTTAAAATACaagattttgattggctaatatgATTCGACAATTTAATTATCCCATGGCTCAGCGGTAGACGATTTTTCGAATAATAACGTCTCGTGCAGATCAATCAAACTGCGATAATTCAAAGGacaatatattgtttttacatCGATAAATTAAATATAATGCTCAAGTTCTTCGTTTTGGTCTcatgtctgggtttttttctaaTACCTGTAACagtaaaagacaaaaatgatggAACATTCAgtacaataaattaaataacacatagctgagagggtgatagagcagattgtttagtctaaaatatatataaagttaaactGGTAGTTCTGATCACAGACAAAAATGTGTTCAACTAAGGCTTTGCTATGTCTTATTTCAGTCAGTTGACGGTTTAACAAATCCAGTGGCCACTTATAGCGATGGAATTCTGACGGCTTCGTTGACAAGAAGCAACACGAACTCTAACCCGAATGTTTTTGATCTTACTTATAACTACTATGTACTGTTTGCAAAAGGGACAATTTCAGGAGGTACTTTTCCATTTCCTTAGTTTATATTTCGTTtgtatatgatttatttttttactttgtaaAGACTGTACGGTAACTATAGCTTATATCTACGTAACGTGGTTTCTGCTGGATATtggtcacattggcaatcatgtcACATCTCCTTTTGACATCGCGATGttcgtgagggcattccgatatATTGTTGCCAAAGAGattttactttcgtttttgactggtaaccgatcgtataaatacgcgctAACGTGGacattatcgagtgcaaaataacataattaataatatgaaaatgttttcttgttagaaatatatatataagtataaaatCATTAATATCTATGCACATGTACAGAACAATTGTGTTAATACATGCGGAAGAATGTTGCATACtttttacttgtatattttgttaacaacgatttttttatgaatagcttcaaatatttttttcatagtgTTAAGAGATTGTCTGTTTAACTTTACGCCAGCgacaaataaaattcattttagagACTATAATACAAGTATGTAAATACGAAAAGAGTATGAATATGGATGAATataaaccctgctttgtactGAACTGACATGCTGATCCGGATTTTTTTATGTAACAGATATGTCACCTTAGCCGGACACATACATCTGACTCCGAGCCGAACAACTGAACCGTTGTGTTGTTTTAAACGAGGAATTCGGTTCGGAATTGAGATATCTACTTTTGCTTTTGCTACAGTGTTGATATAGTTATTCGTGCTTCAACGCAACATTTTTATTTATGGCAATAGTGGTTTAATATTTGTACATTGTCGTCTAAGTGCATTTCAAACGttttacttttaacatttttatctttCGATTCTACACAAGATCTTTATGCACTggtatacatatttatttgttttttttccccaAATTCCAGGGGAAAAAGCCAGCATTATTTTACAGACAAAACCGATGTATTGGTAGACTTTCAGTCGACAAAGGATCTCCATGGGGGTGTGGCGGTGATAAAACCTTTCACATCCATATTGATCATGTTATGCGTCTCTCAAATTGTACTGTTTTCCATGTAAATACTATCAACAAATAGTCAAAGAAAACGTCTGATTATTAGAGTATATAATTTTGGCTTTTCAATATAACACACATATACAATCACAAGACACATATACAATTCCAAGAGTTCGATCTGCTCTAGCTCAGGGAATCGTATTGTTTGATGGTTGATGCAGTCTGGTATATAGAAAAACCGTGCATGTTCGCCCCTCTGTTAggaaaataacaagctttttaaaagactgttatgaatGATTGTGTGTTAATTACAGAACATTAATTGAACAAAATAATGACGGGTATGTGTTctaaatcaattattaatttggCGGGAAACGATTCTCACCAGAAATTTCGTACATTTACCATTGATaccattttctttcaaaaactatgaaaaaattacaatgatttcataagattttcaaaaatggCTTTTTTGAAACAACACGCAATAAAATCATGGAAACAAAATTATGGGTAAGCGGGCAAAATTTTTATTTGTACTATGATACATAAAACAAGAGGATTCCGAATAGCTgacttaaaagtttaaaaaaacatcTTTAAGGTGCAAGACCACCAAATCAAAATCCCTATctatttgacaaaattttataatttttacacCTTTCtcaatattttaccttaagtttaacttcgtAGAAGCcaggtatacttttataaattgtgacttgaatggaaaattgtctcattggcactcatccattatatatatatatatatatatatatcctgaaTCATACATGTATCACCGTTTAACATGTCaattttttagaaattttgaaagttttataaCGAAGAACTAACGTTCTAAAGTCAAGTACTACTAAATATAACCCCCATATACTATAGAGCGCatttattctcaatttttaatgtaaactcaTGGACAAGttaattttagctcaaaatggtctaaatatatttctcttgaTTTATAATTTCACTTTCAAATATATGCGTATGTATGAAAAATTCATGAGTACGGAAAGTTATAAACCAGGAGTGATATTTAGATACGGTAGATATACTTGTTTCATTTAGCAGGAATTAATGGGCGGCATCATCTTGGATAGCTTACTTAGTTTATTTTGGGATATTATATGCTTTTAACAATTTGTTAACATTTTGTCTTAGATATAGATTTATGTAATTCGTTGAGACTTAACATTCAAGAAATGAGATAAATTTATTGATAGATTTACAAATGAAAGAATCTGTGTAGTGACATCATTTTTGTAGATGACGTTTATAgaaaatattgcaacattatcattattattgacACTTTTTATGTGTTGGTCCTATAAATGACCCTGGTCCTATATATAACCATGATGGCATTTAGTGGACGtcataataatttgtttgttattcgaaaaaaaaacatcggaatttaaatatgttttcaacGATCGGAACATAACTTTTTTGTGTTAAACGCTATAGATGTGAAAATCAACAACAAATCTTGATATGTCAATGTCACCAGCatatttctaatttgaatttaactataaaaaaaaagaaacatcattttacttaaatatatttacatgacAGTTTAAATTCGACGcccattaattttcaaaattagagATGCCGATTTGCACATGTGATATTTTTAATctcattctaaaaaaaattatgctatCGCAAGAATGTAACAAAGTCTGTAGcattaggcccgagaacacagttatttcgtagtgcattttttttagacaaaaaaatcaaatttaaaaaatcgcacctgctctatctcaaaaagatttttacagtgtagtgtactactattGGGACAAATAACTTCAAAATTATAGACACTTCTAcaagctctaactcaaaatattgacaattctgtgttaagggtgtctaaaattcagtttgacagcttcagacgtactaatattttacctttttt contains:
- the LOC139488285 gene encoding uncharacterized protein, with the translated sequence MPAIKMNYGVHLICISCLLITINLVNGFPKDDKCGNTPECWGDCYRSCSFLLTWKTSSDGLGVDFTIKAELSSTDDQWVGFGISQSPTMQDSSVTSILMTNNSNMMVPENSYNFPSGNSNSVVSQSVDGLTNPVATYSDGILTASLTRSNTNSNPNVFDLTYNYYVLFAKGTISGGTFPFP